The sequence below is a genomic window from Schistocerca nitens isolate TAMUIC-IGC-003100 chromosome 4, iqSchNite1.1, whole genome shotgun sequence.
gtctgcagaattctgccatcaaatcataacagacacgttccactgttttttcattttttttttaaaaaaaagcaagtttgtgaaacatgtcatgcagtgatatgcaccagggaaagttgaattaactgcaagattagtgaatgtgaacttggacaatgttttgtatggagagtacaatgttcaaagactaattatgttgtaagctttgctctaccaaactgcgcatgtgaagattttgagatatataaatacccatgcaagcatttctgtgcaatctttattttctatccagagtggggttttgataaaataccagaaagctgcaggaatagcccattaatctgtcttcacgagatgtacaggtttggtttcagaagtgtgTCCGCAGTAATTTCACACGAAGACAGTAGCAATGAGGACACAGTTGAGGAAACACATATAGAGCATCACACTGATACCGTAATCATTTCTTTGCAGCAATTTGAAGTGAAGGTGTTGTTCAAACAGGTTTATCATCTCACATACAACTGtatcaacagtgaaacattatgaaaagtacttgaatcactcagcaactgtgtgccagatttgcagttagcaaaccctgaaatttgtggtctccccacagctgtgccatcaaATTCCCACCAATAATATTAAGTAAGATGCCATTACTTTTACAGGGCCTGGCATAAAGACCCATCTCATTGTAATGTTCCTATATTTGTGCCTTAATGGATAATTAACTACTAAGGAATAGATCACATGGAGGTAATAGCATTCCATTTGAAGGATCAAACAATAAGAGCtacctaaaaaatacaaataagggagatctttatgccaagttctgtaagcaaactttgtcacacatttgaatttttaagtagcagtagtgaaaaatatttctctgtggaaagttaataaggtagttatattgaccgtgatttgtatttcctttacccaagcaacaatgtctgcttctcattacaagaaattcttggattgttgagaaactgttcaaaaattacaatcaagttgcaaacatttatgtgccacaacaaatggcagtttgatacacacgtgaaatactatatggattgttttcgttcaggaatactatcaatcttccaagatatccttggaatataacagtcttgatgcaatctggtgtgaattttcccatggactgaaggccagaaatccatcataactgaacctaacaaataaattaacaacaagtaattgagttatgcaacatgaagacaactgatacacatgttttcaaggcacaattccaaaatttagtactcacttcttttggtgcccaatgacattgctcaccagctgcaatgcccagaactactttacaactgaatttaataaacattactggtattccagtaacagtaattgcttctgtgtggcatctgcagtaactctgcaaagttattaagaacattagaaccaaggtggtagatatccaatatgtaagtaactgatacacattaagcttccaaagcaaataaaaaaagtcaatactTACTTCATTTGGTCCCAATGACATTGCTGACCAGATACCACATCAAGGAACACCATACTCTTCTGTCAGAGTGATACTGGGCAATCTCATGTTCATTAACAGGGCAGTctatctttttctctgtttcacgtgaatcactagacatgtattgaagcaagtgagagcaagtgcattcttacttggaaaaagaaatgcaaaatctttcctccatcagtcatacgacatctcaatgccactaagatatatcttatttattttttccaccttttcaattctcaacattgtcccatatttgaattaacctaatttaaagttaaaatcttttactacatattttaaaaagtttgcaagttctacattaccatctagtttaattcctcagaaaaatcttttctctgatgaacaacgaaaaatccaggatggaatgtaacaatattatgaaaaggatagttgttgctgctcaccaaatggtgaagatgctgagtcacagaaaggcacaacaaaaagactgtcggacttatctttcgggcaacaagggccttttcaaaagcgcgcgcgcacaccactcactcacaaacacacacacaaatgtagcaactatcctttttacaatattttatctactgctacttcgaaattcaaatgtgcaacaaagtttaaaagcagagaccaacataaagacctcatagcattccatctcgaggatcagaaatgacggagcttatttgtattttacatagacaaAGAGCTATCTAAAATTCAAATAAACCGTCATTTCTTACCCTTCAAATGGGAAGTTATAATGTGTTTAAGACAGATCTTGTAAGGCTTTTGGCATCGTTCTTCGCTATTGTTTGGAAGTTGATGGCATTGCCAATGGGAGACCACCAACTTCAGGATTTGCTAATTGCAAATCTTGCACACAGTTGCtcagtgattcaagtactttttgtaatgtttcactgttgctgcagttgtatgtgagattataaatctgtttacacagctcccttgcttcaaactgctgcaaaggaatattctgggtttgaacaacaccatctgtatttgctgcctcgacagcctcctcaacctcgacagcctcctcaacctcgacagcctcctcaacctcgacagcctcctcagctgcttcaactgcctcctcaacagcttcgtcactactactgccttcatacgaaattactgaagagccacttctaaagcccaccccatacatttcatcaagacagattaatggactagtcttataactttctggcattttatcaaaaccccactctgggtaaaaaataaagattgcacagaaatgcttgcatgggtatttatatctccgaaaatcttcacatgtgcaatctggtatatcaaagtttacaacataattacgtttttggactttgcactctccacacaaaatgaaccatccgatctcctactcactgatcttgcagttaactcaacttttgccgatgcatatcgctgcatgacatgtttcacaaacttgtttgtttttttatgcaaaaacagtggaacatctttgttataagctttgatggcagaattctgcagacagtactttctaattaggcttggaagaaactggtttattataaccttagtaaccccagttaaggtcctgtctgaattgtgttttaggaaaaaatgttttacaatcttgttcatggcttCAACTCCATTTGTAGTGTCAATAGTTGCAAATCTGCCCTTGTCCTCATACGCTTTCACCCATCTTTCACATACCGTTAGCCATTGCTGTTGAAAGTATGGCCATGCACGCTCGTTTCTCCGAGAAACCTCATGCGTTCGCAACTCTTCTACgcgatctctaaattctctctctgttggtgattctgaaatttcttgccacatatccagaaatgtcttcatgtcatttggtacacgtagattatccttttttttcaaccatcttccccatgcctgttttcgatggaaaaggcacaagtaaacttttgtctgagggaatgcttgctcaattgcatttatctctgactccgagaaatcagtaacccaatagaggggattccaatccttgttccagtccttgaaaatgtctagtgcttcatgaatggatcttgcattttcaatctgaatgaaaaaaaaaaaaaccgacaaccaagtagcccacattactcttcacagctataaaaaataaaggaatatcatatgttgttgttttgtatgttgcatctaacaaacaactacccccacacttcttcaaaagatctctctgccaactgctctgatagcaaaaaagtaatggtttcacttctccattggctcccgtacaatgtctataataaatcatgtgattgctcgagtctttgtgccactcatcaacctgattctgcagtctagtctcgtcaaacaatactttatttgtaccataaagggtccgataaatgtgactgtaaatagttttctctgtggggtaaaaggtagtattcatttgacctggtatgtgtgtcccagtgaaattgatttcaacaaatctgtctaaggccaacttaatgactttgagagatgtcatgccactgagtactaagtttttgatttcctttacaagtgaaggatgtatgtacccacttgcttcaacactttcagtagcatgtgtgtgtgcacttgctggggaagcagtcaaataataacgtagatagctcttaggcgggcatggcaatgccaaatctttctgtagacttgcaagaacctgtaagacaaaaatgtatcaattatttaattaagagcattaaaaacaacagattttaaagtataccgtcaactgatcatgtaaaattttctccaagcagaacccaaactggatacttacttttgccttggtatccctgtgttcagttgctgagtgcatactgtaatcaggatacacccttatacacttcatatttaaagttgCTGGGCAGTTGGATTTTCTAGTATCCATGATCCTCAATCTCTTGTGAGGAATCACATGGTCTTCCTAAAGAGGGTAAAGaactactataaaatttatttaataaactttccctgtaacgaacttgttttatggaaagtaagtatatcttaacacagcatgatattaccaagtgctcaggtacactagactctttacttttatagtattttggccccaaaacacagtgcctcgaccacacactctccactgcaaatgcacaaccaaaaaaggggatagggacatgtccctgcatttgcttgaagaaatgctttgttttacctggaacagttaatatatttctcacagacaaaaaaacattgttattgttaaataattcacatatgttattgttaattaactaaatacaatgtgagaaaacatttcattcatttgacagttattgtcaaagttctgaactgatggaagcagattgtctatctactttacatagtactggagcaaaattttacaggatgtcacacctattgtatctagcaaagaaatggaactgtttgccatgtgcaatgaggataccatactgatttcgggcaactgaagtgctttattgtggttccaataaatgtggaattaatattctttgtaaacaaaggagatgtgaagaacacttatgtagaaaaatgtaattactataaatgtggaattacaaaaaataaacttaactcggaagacaataaagctaaacatgcctgtcaataggtgcaatgagctgactactgttttacatatcaacaccacaattatcaaaaaccatagaaaccatttcaacatgaacacagcagtatagattcattaaaattatttgttagttggTATCTGTCACTTGTTGCTAAAGTGTTGGCACACCGGCTGCTGCTGTATTATAGGCAACAAACAGAGCAGGTCACTCAGCAAGTGctgttcaatttaattttcatgttaaaaaaagtaggtttagctCAGTAGAGGCAGAGCACAGGTTGGGATTATGAAAGGATGGGAGACGTATACATGTAACTCTGTGCAGTGTTGGAAGTGGCCATTATGAAATAACATGAATATGGCATGCTCTGCTGACAACTGGTTTTGGAGTGACCAATGGCATAACTGTGGCAGATACGACATTTTATAGCCCAGAATTTAAACTCATTTGATAACCTAACCATAACATGATGTGCAATATATCCTAGAAAATGGCTGTCAGCATTCTACAGAAGAACTGTTAATCATACTTTGTTCACAACAATTAATACACTGACCACGGGCAGTCGCAGCAGAGCCTCACACCTAATGCTGTTGCCTGGCCTGGCTTGATGGTGAAACATCCAACACTAAGCATGTGGCAGGAAACTAGCTGAAGCTATGCTCTATAAgcaaactcaagaaaaaaaaaattgtatttcaatgctaaaagcaaactaatttcttcctttcattaattatggcacctgaaactgtcctcacacaagctgcatggactgccaaattaccaactaatgagcagtcctggtttgtattcagttacaggttataggtgacaagccgatttcaaatgaaataatgatatgaagaagaaatataaggaatcaaaaagtaaatacaatgtcgaaaatgacacagcagagtgttagaaataaaactgcatccaaacctattaactaaataaaaataatgaagtaattttgataatattttggtataaaaaatatgaaagaatctgtcaagactcaaatccacaactttatatggatcaggaatgttTCTTATCCGTTGCAATATGCCACCACTCTACATTACACTAATGTAAGATTATTTGGTCCCAACGATCATGTGCTACCTTCAACCAGATCAGCCTTTCACATTATGTTACGATGTGAAAGCTAGCTCTAGCACCATAAAGATATTGTAAGGATACATAGTTATGCCTACTGTCTGAAAATGTTGTTTAAGGCCAATCTtgttgaaggcagcaaatgattgcatggcgttcaaacacatcaagaaaggaagtcagacaagaaaatggaagtggattgatcagctgttgtggcagtcaggaaatggcgaacagagatagtttggacctgacgcattcagcactctggaggaaaccagctccgacaggaattgtcaaccaactaataattttaatcggcctattatcaaatgcaagtgtgtaaaaattactgagtgtatggctgtgaaaatggataaatgacaaacaagtcaacacagaggaaaataattaatacaattctgccttgcatatcacaacaactattaacaataacaaaaacagtcaATTCCATCAATTGTTAGTGCAGCTTAGAAAGAAATGTCCATTTAAAGTAGCCTATATATACTATCCATAATTCCAGCAAACTAAGTTCTTCCTTCAAGTATACATATATGAACTAAAATGGTAAAAcacagaaagtaattaatgcagcagttcacttacttttcataacatctgaagaaggctctttaaaacaactacttctcacgcagtatgaaaaccccacagttttcagctgatcgagaagtgtttccacctgagaataaagtgaccagtagcataaactgagggtaactacacttaaggttaactgggaaacatgaatgaagagggaaattttaggctttacaaaattcagttatttaatgtacacagcctttcatcacatctgatgtttttgacagctaaggtaagtaagtgttatgttattaatcatggatgagttaacaaaattcggagttcatttgtttgctcttttgcttttattccattgttatgcactgaccacaaattatgttactgttgacttcagttaaaactgtgatcataaaatgttctttcagttgtgattatgatgatgaaaaatattttccaagtgcacATGAAGTTTAATGACCTAGTTTTGGGGTTAACTGATCAGTGCTTCAGTTAACCTCATTTCAAGCACGCCTTGCCTTATGTCAACAAAAGCTTTATTAAGCATTATAATTATGCATACTAAGAATTCCAGGTTGTATATACTAAGAATAAGACAATCACCAATCAAAACTATCCAGTACAAAAGTTGAAACTGGTTACTCAtccatgaaaaagtttttgtaaaaattacaaaatgatttctctcctacaattgaagaatatcagttttcggctgtcaaactcttaacaaaagtggaagaaagaccTCTGACTACATTACTTCAATACAACATCCATTAAGCTTAATCACAAAATCTGCAAGCATCTTGGCACATTAATTTGCAAAGGGATTGAAATCTGTGACAAAGACCTGGGAAAGAGAGCATGATATGACGAATTGCTCACAGAATTCATGAAACTTCCATTACGTACATGAGACACTCCCCTCAAGGACCACAACTTATGATTCTGCATAatcatcatatgaaaaaaaaaactgcataattttgcatactctgccacatcatacaagccataagctatgacttcttgtcttgaagtcttacttaagttattgtatgatacaggaaattatctaatgacaaatagagcaaaatcaatcacgatctgggctggttagccagaattcctccttatcaccaacagaaataatacagcacttttaaggcttatttgactgatgcactccaaacttaaaaataatttgccatctatttctactattggtattcctgacaaggttatagatgcagacctcaacatttctcctcctcgagaagtcaacactatccagtagaagaactgagataatatctccagaagacattttgcctcatcccaagtcctatgttgtgagacgaaaaactaagaaaaataaataaatgacttaataACTCACTCCCATCATCATTATCTCCAGTAAAAGCCAGatcaatagaagaaattaaaataaaatctagcagGGCAATAAGAAGAGTGTAGATGTGAAAGAACACCTGTAAGAGAAGTTTAACTTTGAGGGCTTCAAAGTGTCATAACGTTCTATACCCTATGAGAACCCATATTCACCAACGAGTATTTCTAAAGACTAAAACAGCttacattatcatcaaaatttcagtgtggtgctgagaaaattttagatcctgacagactgtctaccaatataatccaggaatcccaatagagttccaacattatccacacatacttaagcagccacctaagcagtggtaataattgaaacatcgtaacatgtattaattaagcggacagttattactgagcaatggtatcctgaacaaaaagctctcactcagcatccatcaacaatacacctttgctcagaattcagtagggaggccaaacgtggtcatgttgcaacatttgcataaagtggcattcattacagtgctattgatgaaaaaagttgtttcatagttgatgtcactgaccttgctgaaactttggtgagaaactaaggatcttacagtcatttgaattacagagctccatatccctgcatagacagttttctagctaatctctgaattcagtacctcaatgaaattcagctcagtgccagcacaaagaaaacagcagtaatggatttgtgcaattatgcactggagctgatagtgcaattagaaagaactacgtaaaattcctgggaaaatgcaggatacatttatgtggaatacagagcccacgctctggcaatgacattagctgcaaatatactgctttttattttccttttgcatgattgttcccaggccctgagtcccattttcatgtgtgtgtcttctaaattatgccatttactcgagacgacgtttgcgcttgacctgctgcaatgttcagtttctcttATTGTAATACATAGATGACTAACTCACAAACGgcgaattttgaaacaaagttgccattaacttcctaaacaccgatcattaattacaatattccacgtgtatatgttacagtaaaactcacttaaaaattggaatcagatcgcggaaagcgacatataaaatttattaaaatgaaatcttaattggcagcagaaaaaaagttattttcgaaggcgcatatttttgccagcaaattctaacataaaattattattacctcCTCCAACGAATTACAATAGCCTGAAATCAGGCCATCCTCCGAAACTCTGAAATCTTTCAGCGCGTCACGAAAGATGTTTTCATACACCTGAGACATTTTGATCGATAGCGAAAACACAACCACTCAATATACACGGTCAGTATGACAGTGAAGAACAAAGCAGA
It includes:
- the LOC126252060 gene encoding uncharacterized protein LOC126252060 encodes the protein MSQVYENIFRDALKDFRVSEDGLISGYCNSLEEVETLLDQLKTVGFSYCVRSSCFKEPSSDVMKSKTKHFFKQMQGHVPIPFFGCAFAVESVWSRHCVLGPKYYKSKESSVPEHLEDHVIPHKRLRIMDTRKSNCPATLNMKCIRVYPDYSMHSATEHRDTKAKVLASLQKDLALPCPPKSYLRYYLTASPASAHTHATESVEASGYIHPSLVKEIKNLVLSGMTSLKVIKLALDRFVEINFTGTHIPGQMNTTFYPTEKTIYSHIYRTLYGTNKVLFDETRLQNQVDEWHKDSSNHMIYYRHCTGANGEVKPLLFCYQSSWQRDLLKKCGGSCLLDATYKTTTYDIPLFFIAVKSNVGYLVVGFFFFHSD